A region from the Diorhabda sublineata isolate icDioSubl1.1 chromosome X, icDioSubl1.1, whole genome shotgun sequence genome encodes:
- the LOC130450666 gene encoding very-long-chain 3-oxoacyl-CoA reductase, producing the protein MNQEENNFCPVNKIALICTCIVGFQLSRMLFRFLYDSFLAPAFKINAVNIKETGTWAVVTGATDGIGKAYAEVLAQKGLNVVLISRTKSKLDDVAKELGEKYKVEFRTLVADFTDTEHIYHEIDKQLNGMDIGVLINNVGMSYTHPEFFLDVKDKDTFFPNLINCNIYSVTNMCKIVMPGMVERRKGVVINISSSAAQIPNPLLTVYAASKAYVVKFSEDLAAEYSKFGITVQCLLPGYVATNMSKIRSSTWMAPSPLTYVKEAIKTVGIKERTTGYYPHTLLITVVKGLDYISPKLSRWLIFRTMSNIRKRALKRATQ; encoded by the exons ATGAATcaagaagaaaacaatttttgtccGGTGAATAAAATAGCGCTTATTTGTACATGTATAGTAGGATTTCAATTATCTAGGATGCTATTCAGATTCCTTTATGACTCCTTTTTGGCTCCCGCATTCAAAATTAATGCTgttaatattaaagaaacaGGAACATGGGCTG tCGTTACTGGAGCTACAGATGGAATTGGTAAAGCGTATGCCGAAGTTTTAGCTCAGAAAGGCTTGAATGTGGTGCTTATCAGTAGGACCAAATCAAAACTAGACGATGTGGCGAAAGAATTag GAGAGAAGTATAAAGTAGAATTCCGAACTCTAGTTGCCGATTTTACAGATACTGAGCACATCTACCACGAAATCGATAAACAGTTGAATGGAATGGACATTGGTGTACTGATCAACAATGTAGGAATGAGTTACACTCATCCAGAATTCTTTTTAGATGTAAAAGACAAAGACACTTTTTTCCCTAATCTTATTAACTGTAATATTTATTCAGTAACAAATATGTGTAAAATCGTCATGCCGGGAATGGTGGAAAGAAGAAAAGGAGTAGTTATCAACATATCATCATCGGCTGCACAAATTCCAAATCCCCTTCTAACAGTGTATGCTGCTTCAAAAGCGtatgttgtcaaattttctgAAGATCTAGCTGCAGAATATTCAAAGTTTGGTATTACTGTTCAATGCTTGCTCCCTGGATATGTTGCTACAAATATGTCTAAAATTAGAAGCTCAACTTGGATGGCACCATCTCCCCTCACTTATGTAAAAGAAGCAATAAAAACTGTTGGTATCAAGGAAAGAACCACTGGGTATTATCCACACACTTTACTAATTACTGTAGTAAAAGGGTTGGATTATATATCTCCCAAATTGTCAAGGTGGCTAATATTCAGAACAATGTCAAATATCAGAAAAAGAGCTTTAAAAAGAGCTACACAATAA